From bacterium, one genomic window encodes:
- a CDS encoding NAD(P)H-dependent oxidoreductase subunit E, whose product MQPATRKKIEALFERYPEKRGALIPALYLVQAENGYVDAPAARDVAELFEIKPVDVWEVLTFYNMFYTRPQGRHHVNVCTNLSCSLRGGRGLMRAIEAHLGVHAGETTKDGRITLGHEECLGSCGTAPVMQVDGRYCEELDEVEAKRIIDELD is encoded by the coding sequence GTGCAACCCGCCACTCGGAAAAAGATCGAAGCACTCTTCGAGCGCTACCCGGAGAAACGCGGTGCTCTGATTCCCGCGCTGTATCTGGTTCAAGCCGAAAACGGTTACGTCGACGCTCCGGCCGCGCGAGATGTTGCCGAACTCTTCGAGATCAAACCGGTCGATGTGTGGGAGGTCCTGACCTTCTACAATATGTTCTACACGCGACCGCAGGGTCGACACCACGTGAACGTGTGCACGAACCTGTCCTGCAGTCTGCGCGGTGGTCGCGGCCTGATGCGGGCGATCGAAGCGCACCTGGGCGTGCACGCCGGCGAGACGACGAAGGACGGTCGCATCACACTCGGTCACGAGGAGTGCCTGGGATCCTGCGGTACCGCGCCCGTGATGCAGGTCGATGGTCGCTATTGCGAAGAACTCGACGAAGTCGAGGCCAAGCGCATCATCGACGAGTTGGACTAG
- the ndhC gene encoding NAD(P)H-quinone oxidoreductase subunit 3, with amino-acid sequence MGEYAGLGLFMLLGAGLVFLFLFLTSVLGPKLRFASKMEPFECGESQIVSPYQRFSIKFYMVAVSFIIFDVEVVFLYPWSVVFRDLGWYGFGIMLPFLAILAIGLAYEWLKGGLDWD; translated from the coding sequence ATGGGCGAATACGCGGGACTCGGTCTATTCATGTTGCTGGGCGCCGGCTTGGTGTTCCTGTTTCTCTTCCTGACGAGTGTTCTCGGTCCGAAGCTGCGCTTCGCATCCAAGATGGAACCCTTCGAATGCGGAGAGAGCCAGATCGTCTCGCCGTACCAGCGCTTCAGCATCAAGTTCTACATGGTTGCTGTCTCGTTCATCATCTTTGATGTCGAGGTGGTGTTCCTCTACCCGTGGTCCGTCGTGTTTCGCGACCTCGGCTGGTATGGCTTCGGCATCATGTTGCCGTTCCTTGCAATTCTCGCGATTGGCCTGGCCTATGAGTGGCTCAAGGGCGGATTGGACTGGGACTAG